A section of the Engystomops pustulosus chromosome 3, aEngPut4.maternal, whole genome shotgun sequence genome encodes:
- the LOC140121875 gene encoding uncharacterized protein, giving the protein MDHIIESLISNIGLSSNKLLKGVLLNTAIELFSFIVASPDPSSGYLYHDWTMEDFEDLYNAVPDTGPILESTDVWIPSLASDGMIDEVKHMPSVVQDTNFITSQHEQDTIYLPMPDKISIQDEQVNVKLDNNLLSNLSTSESFYYLVGPVNVWLEFPFALDMEATPAQTNADDENFTDHDFNCYLGTEFSFLNASLRHRSEEGIEELLLQSENHQLDSYSTLLNYETEAKDTILWDSYDLHLSRSPMQHAHTNLSFGWENEDLSTMEDLITLMEEEMMLLSRQDKNLLSTDLHPNKMLAKKLPTSTPCMKKTRPRGFQTAF; this is encoded by the exons ATGGACCATATAATAGAATCTCTGATCAGTAACATTGGCCTTTCATCAAATAAGCTACTAAAG GGTGTCCTTCTGAACACTGCTATTGAGCTGTTTAGTTTTATTGTTGCTTCACCCGACCCCAGCTCGGGTTACTTGTACCATGATTGG ACTATGGAAGATTTTGAGGACTTGTATAACGCAGTTCCTGATACAGGACCAATTTTGGAGAGTACAGACGTCTGGATCCCATCCTTGGCTTCAGATGG GATGATTGATGAGGTGAAGCATATGCCATCTGTAGTTCAGGATACAAACTTTATAACTTCACAGCATGAGCAGGATACTATATATTTGCCTATGCCAGATAAGATCAGTATACAAGACGAACAAGTAAATGTTAAATTGGATAATAATCTTTTAAGCAATCTGAGCACATCTGAATCCTTCTACTATTTAGTTGGCCCAGTGAATGTGTGGTTGGAATTTCCATTTGCTTTGGATATGGAAGCCACCCCAGCTCAAACAAATGCTGATGATGAAAATTTTACTGACCATGACTTTAATTGCTATTTGGGAACAGAATTTTCATTCCTAAATGCCAGCCTAAGACATAGGAGTGAAGAAGGCATTGAAGAGCTTTTACTCCAAAGTGAAAACCACCAATTGGATTCATACTCTACATTGTTGAATTATGAAACGGAAGCTAAAGATACTATACTCTGGGACAGTTATGATTTACACTTATCAAGGAGCCCTATGCAGCATGCACATACTAACTT ATCATTTGGATGGGAAAATGAAGACCTCTCAACTATGGAAGATCTTATTACACTTATG GAGGAAGAAATGATGCTTCTGTCTCGACAAGATAAGAATCTTCTGTCCACAGACTTGCACCCG AATAAAATGCTAGCTAAGAAGCTACCAACCTCTACCCCATGTATGAAGAAAACGAGACCTAGAGGGTTTCAGACTGCattttag